A stretch of the Paenibacillus dendritiformis genome encodes the following:
- a CDS encoding Lrp/AsnC family transcriptional regulator: protein MFSFDDIPASSLDEIDKMILSALHSNSRLSYTDLAKKVNLSRVAVQARVQAMMEDGLLEKFTIVINPEKLGIRVSAFFNVEVEPQHLMKVAEQLANEPSVTSLYHMTGPSKLHMHGLFASNREMEQFLQEKLYPLPGIMSVETQILIKRYKSRMGMKL from the coding sequence ATGTTCTCTTTCGACGATATCCCCGCTTCATCGCTTGATGAGATTGATAAGATGATTTTGTCGGCGCTGCACAGCAACAGCCGGCTCTCGTATACCGACCTGGCCAAGAAGGTCAATCTGTCCCGCGTGGCCGTCCAAGCCCGGGTACAGGCGATGATGGAAGACGGTCTGCTGGAGAAGTTCACGATCGTCATTAATCCGGAAAAATTGGGCATCCGGGTATCGGCGTTTTTCAATGTCGAGGTGGAGCCCCAGCATTTGATGAAGGTCGCAGAACAATTAGCGAATGAGCCCTCCGTGACGAGCCTGTATCATATGACGGGCCCGAGCAAGCTTCATATGCATGGATTGTTCGCTTCGAACCGGGAGATGGAGCAATTTCTGCAGGAAAAGCTGTATCCTCTTCCCGGCATTATGAGCGTGGAGACGCAAATTTTGATCAAGCGCTACAAGAGCCGGATGGGCATGAAGCTGTAG
- the bioA gene encoding adenosylmethionine--8-amino-7-oxononanoate transaminase, with product MEVNRKRELLEKDRAYVWHPFTQMKDYANRDHVLIEQADGLFLYDADGRRYYDTVSSWWCNLHGHGHPRIKAAIRDQLDAFDHVMFSGLTHAPGIELAEQLVRLTPEGLTRVFYSDNGSTAVEVALKMSFQYWQHRGRTEKTTFAYLDGSYHGDTLGAVSVGGVDRYHALFRPLLFHGHRLPAPDLRQARTAGAEGERETADQALAAVRELFERKGDTIAGLIVEPMLQGAGGMIMTPAAYLQGVRELCSRYGVHLIADEVATGFGRTGVMFACEHAGVSPDILCLSKGLTAGIMPLAATLCREELYAAFYDEDAAKTFFHGHSFTGNPVACAVALASLRLFEEERVLERAQDTIAALADALRGLARLPHVAHARQLGLVAAFDLYLDAERRQPFPPERRIGAAMYEAGFEEGLILRPLGDTLYYWLPLSATPDDVRDIAARTERALRRVLG from the coding sequence ATGGAAGTGAACCGGAAGCGGGAATTGCTTGAAAAGGATCGGGCTTATGTGTGGCATCCGTTTACGCAAATGAAGGATTACGCCAATCGGGATCATGTGCTGATTGAACAGGCCGACGGCCTCTTCCTCTATGACGCGGACGGACGGCGGTATTATGATACGGTGTCCTCTTGGTGGTGCAATCTGCATGGACATGGCCATCCGCGCATCAAGGCGGCGATTCGCGATCAGCTTGACGCGTTCGACCACGTCATGTTCAGCGGGCTGACGCATGCGCCGGGCATCGAGCTGGCCGAGCAGCTCGTGCGATTAACCCCCGAAGGGTTGACGCGGGTGTTCTATTCCGACAACGGTTCGACGGCCGTCGAGGTGGCGCTTAAAATGTCGTTCCAATATTGGCAGCATCGCGGGCGAACGGAGAAGACGACGTTCGCTTACCTGGATGGGAGCTATCATGGCGACACGTTGGGCGCGGTGAGCGTGGGCGGGGTCGATCGCTACCACGCGCTGTTCCGGCCGCTGCTGTTCCACGGCCACCGCCTGCCGGCGCCCGATCTGCGGCAGGCGCGCACCGCGGGAGCCGAGGGCGAACGCGAGACGGCGGATCAGGCGCTCGCCGCGGTGCGCGAGCTGTTCGAGCGGAAGGGCGACACGATCGCGGGCTTAATCGTGGAGCCGATGCTGCAGGGAGCCGGCGGCATGATTATGACGCCGGCCGCCTATTTGCAGGGCGTGCGCGAGCTCTGCAGCCGTTACGGCGTCCACCTCATCGCCGACGAGGTGGCGACGGGCTTCGGGCGAACGGGCGTCATGTTCGCCTGCGAGCATGCCGGGGTCAGCCCGGATATCCTGTGCCTCAGCAAAGGACTGACCGCCGGCATCATGCCCCTCGCGGCGACGCTGTGCCGCGAAGAGCTGTACGCCGCGTTCTATGACGAGGACGCGGCGAAGACCTTTTTCCACGGCCACAGCTTCACCGGCAATCCGGTGGCGTGCGCCGTGGCGTTGGCTTCACTGCGCCTGTTCGAGGAGGAACGCGTCCTCGAACGGGCGCAGGACACCATTGCCGCGCTGGCGGACGCCCTGCGCGGCCTGGCCCGCCTGCCGCATGTCGCCCATGCGCGGCAGCTTGGGCTCGTGGCGGCGTTCGACCTGTACCTGGATGCCGAACGCCGCCAGCCCTTCCCGCCCGAACGTCGCATCGGGGCGGCCATGTACGAGGCGGGCTTCGAGGAAGGACTGATCCTCCGCCCGCTCGGGGACACCCTCTACTATTGGCTTCCATTGTCCGCCACGCCGGACGATGTCCGCGACATCGCCGCCCGCACCGAGCGGGCGCTCCGCCGCGTCCTCGGCTAA
- the acpS gene encoding holo-ACP synthase: protein MIYGIGHDILEMERVARLLNGSSGERFLQRILTASEREALAQREARRTEWVAGRFAAKEAVVKAFGTGFGPIIGFHDIEVLSDALGKPHARLSEAAWSRLGLSGASCRIHVSISHQPSLASAQAIVERLPE from the coding sequence GTGATCTACGGTATCGGGCATGACATATTGGAGATGGAGCGGGTTGCCCGCTTGTTGAATGGTTCAAGCGGAGAGCGTTTCCTGCAGCGGATCTTGACTGCCAGCGAGAGGGAGGCGCTTGCGCAGCGGGAAGCGCGCCGGACGGAATGGGTCGCCGGGCGATTCGCGGCCAAGGAAGCCGTGGTGAAGGCGTTCGGCACCGGATTCGGGCCGATAATTGGCTTCCACGATATCGAAGTGCTGTCCGATGCGCTTGGCAAGCCGCATGCCCGTCTCAGCGAGGCAGCCTGGAGCCGGCTCGGCCTGTCCGGCGCTTCCTGCCGCATTCACGTCAGCATCTCGCATCAGCCAAGCCTTGCTTCGGCGCAGGCGATCGTGGAGCGCCTGCCGGAATAA
- a CDS encoding sensor histidine kinase, protein MTKQKRTWSLAKKVYWTTAVGFFLFTALFMIMQLIFFEPYSLKVRAHELEKEFRSMYEELGDDKVDAAWMKRIASFDMEHYSLTGVVVKDGRTVNVFLGSRPQAAAPMRDDSDYRIMLYPTLPGSEITPPAPARPSSFAGNALGGKVPDGKIPGKKPDGKVPHAGDGTLPAMPVQPARWFGPETLRLKSVLHEKLEDMLRKPLRQGIAVELYDRGIDGNRNERVWAAMAPMPDDEGKQQYMITVSTLQPVSDASSLLSGFYRYFFLAAIVLLLGFAFLFTRLISHPLVKLNEMAKRLARHDFSVRTEMRRQDEIGELAATFDYLANELNGMMGELQAANEQLQRDIEKEKQLELLRKRFVANVSHELKTPVSLIQGYAEALRDNVGQGAKRHKYASVIVNEAERMSRLVKDLLDLSQLESGHFDLWWSNVPLRSTLAYVLQLVEPFATGRVLRLDWLPEEEVMVRSDPQRLEQIVTNVLTNAIRHTPEGGRIDIRVERGAESGVVRIEVRNEGQPIAEEHLPHVWDAFYRADAASSRQGGGNGIGLSIVKHLLDRHQSRYSIANIDGGVMLTFTLPVAPTS, encoded by the coding sequence ATGACAAAACAAAAACGGACTTGGAGCCTCGCGAAAAAGGTGTACTGGACGACGGCGGTCGGTTTTTTCTTATTCACGGCATTGTTCATGATCATGCAATTGATATTCTTCGAGCCGTATTCGTTGAAGGTACGGGCACATGAACTGGAGAAGGAATTCCGCAGCATGTACGAAGAGCTGGGGGATGACAAGGTCGATGCCGCGTGGATGAAGCGCATCGCATCGTTCGACATGGAGCATTATTCCCTAACCGGAGTTGTCGTGAAGGATGGGCGAACGGTCAATGTGTTCCTGGGCAGCCGGCCCCAAGCTGCCGCTCCGATGCGTGACGACAGCGATTATCGTATTATGCTGTATCCTACCTTGCCGGGCTCCGAGATTACGCCTCCGGCGCCGGCGAGGCCGTCCTCCTTTGCCGGCAATGCGCTGGGCGGGAAGGTGCCGGATGGGAAGATTCCAGGCAAGAAGCCGGACGGGAAGGTGCCGCATGCAGGCGATGGAACGCTTCCGGCTATGCCGGTCCAGCCTGCGAGGTGGTTCGGTCCGGAGACGCTGCGGCTGAAATCGGTGCTGCACGAGAAGCTGGAGGACATGCTGCGCAAGCCGCTGCGCCAGGGGATTGCCGTCGAGCTCTACGATCGGGGGATCGACGGAAACCGGAATGAACGGGTGTGGGCCGCCATGGCGCCCATGCCCGACGACGAAGGCAAGCAGCAATATATGATAACGGTATCTACGCTGCAGCCCGTCTCGGACGCGTCCTCGCTGCTCAGCGGGTTCTACCGTTACTTCTTCCTGGCTGCGATCGTGCTGCTGCTTGGCTTCGCTTTTCTGTTCACGCGCCTGATCTCCCACCCCCTTGTCAAGCTGAACGAGATGGCGAAGCGGCTGGCCCGGCATGATTTCTCCGTGCGGACCGAGATGAGGCGCCAGGATGAGATTGGAGAATTGGCCGCGACCTTCGACTATTTGGCGAACGAACTGAACGGCATGATGGGAGAGCTGCAGGCGGCCAATGAGCAGCTGCAGCGGGATATCGAGAAGGAGAAGCAGCTGGAACTGCTGCGGAAGCGGTTCGTCGCCAACGTATCTCACGAGCTGAAGACGCCGGTCAGTCTGATCCAAGGCTACGCGGAAGCGCTCCGCGACAATGTGGGCCAAGGGGCGAAGCGGCACAAGTACGCCTCGGTCATCGTGAACGAAGCGGAGCGGATGTCCCGCCTTGTGAAGGATCTGCTGGATCTGTCCCAACTGGAGAGCGGTCACTTCGATCTGTGGTGGAGTAATGTACCGCTGCGCTCTACGCTTGCGTACGTGCTGCAATTGGTGGAACCGTTTGCAACAGGGAGGGTGCTGCGGTTGGACTGGCTGCCGGAGGAGGAGGTTATGGTGCGCTCCGATCCGCAGCGGCTGGAGCAGATCGTGACCAATGTGCTGACGAACGCGATTCGCCACACCCCGGAGGGAGGGCGGATCGACATCCGGGTGGAGCGCGGCGCTGAGTCCGGCGTCGTTCGGATTGAAGTTCGGAATGAAGGCCAGCCGATTGCGGAGGAGCATCTTCCCCACGTGTGGGATGCATTCTATCGCGCGGATGCGGCAAGCAGCCGCCAGGGGGGCGGCAACGGCATCGGCCTGTCGATTGTCAAGCATCTGCTTGACCGGCATCAGAGCCGGTATTCCATTGCCAATATCGATGGCGGCGTTATGCTGACCTTTACATTGCCGGTCGCGCCAACCTCGTGA
- a CDS encoding ABC transporter ATP-binding protein: protein MMQVEAVHKSIDGKPVLQGVTFGIEPGRIVGLVGRNGTGKTTLMRTMVGIYSPDQGSVAFDGISVHRYPELKRDIVFVPDAPTALEAYTIRECASWYAQIYPNFDLFYFTEAMENFKLPLHKRVRSLSKGMKMLFSAALGLATRARLILFDEPTNGIDAIAKKQLLSLIVGSLDEESSILISSHMLHELDRIADTVVLLREGRTEEVWELEQLRQQIKKLQIVFGKPEPPAWLYEPGVFVLQQVGRVYTVIVESEAALHALEREEPMLVDEIPLSLEDWFTWKSGGDGGAA from the coding sequence ATGATGCAAGTGGAGGCTGTACATAAATCGATTGACGGCAAGCCCGTCCTGCAAGGCGTCACTTTCGGCATCGAGCCGGGGCGGATCGTCGGGCTCGTGGGCCGGAACGGCACCGGCAAGACGACGCTGATGCGGACGATGGTCGGCATTTATAGCCCGGATCAGGGCAGCGTCGCTTTTGACGGCATTAGCGTGCACCGCTATCCGGAGCTGAAGCGGGATATTGTCTTTGTCCCGGATGCGCCGACGGCGCTGGAAGCGTATACGATTCGGGAATGCGCCAGCTGGTACGCGCAAATTTACCCGAATTTTGATCTTTTTTATTTTACGGAGGCCATGGAAAACTTCAAGCTTCCGCTTCACAAGCGGGTGCGGTCGCTGTCGAAGGGGATGAAGATGCTGTTCAGTGCGGCCCTCGGGCTGGCTACGAGAGCGCGGCTGATTCTGTTCGATGAACCGACGAACGGGATAGACGCGATAGCGAAGAAGCAGCTGTTAAGCCTGATCGTCGGATCGCTCGATGAAGAGTCTTCCATCCTCATCTCATCGCATATGCTGCACGAGTTGGACCGCATCGCGGATACGGTCGTCCTGCTGCGGGAAGGACGGACCGAGGAAGTGTGGGAGCTGGAGCAGCTCCGGCAGCAGATCAAGAAGCTGCAGATCGTGTTCGGCAAGCCGGAGCCGCCAGCCTGGCTCTACGAGCCGGGGGTGTTCGTCCTTCAGCAGGTTGGCCGCGTGTATACGGTGATTGTGGAATCGGAAGCGGCCTTGCATGCGTTGGAGAGGGAGGAACCGATGCTGGTCGACGAGATCCCGCTCTCGCTGGAAGATTGGTTCACATGGAAGTCGGGAGGTGACGGGGGTGCTGCATAA
- a CDS encoding GntR family transcriptional regulator: MFRLQEQSASPIYEQIVDQMKALVATGALEAGEKVPSVRELSAMLLVNPNTVSKAYQELERQGVIVTMRGKGTFVAEAASPGMAEERMKKLREDIKRVALEAKHLGLEPSGLLDMVEQACHEWWREES, translated from the coding sequence ATGTTTCGTCTGCAAGAGCAGAGCGCTTCGCCGATATATGAGCAGATCGTGGACCAGATGAAAGCGCTCGTCGCCACGGGAGCGCTGGAAGCGGGAGAGAAGGTACCCTCGGTGCGCGAGCTGTCCGCGATGCTGCTGGTTAACCCGAATACGGTCAGCAAGGCTTATCAGGAGCTCGAACGGCAAGGGGTGATTGTGACGATGCGGGGCAAAGGCACGTTTGTCGCGGAAGCAGCGTCTCCCGGCATGGCGGAGGAACGGATGAAGAAGCTGAGAGAGGACATCAAGCGCGTCGCCCTGGAAGCGAAGCATCTCGGACTGGAACCGTCCGGTCTGCTGGACATGGTCGAGCAGGCATGTCATGAATGGTGGAGGGAAGAATCATGA
- a CDS encoding acetoin ABC transporter permease, whose translation MLHNWFIRPLWRKEIRQTWGLFALMPLVGFLAVLFMHMQQWWFPSPEYIGHNASIFDRDPNNAVNWAFSEKYAIFQFGLALICFLLALWQMGYERRNHVSELGFALPYPRWLIYGTKWMVGAAYIISSVLVITAMYAAMLWASPIGSHFTVMVFIKYAFHVIFAVLSAYTLMLFMGSFTGSWTAQAVLTFILFCIYEFITSMVRKLISVFFPAPVYQHMELRGTVWENLNILSWITESINRYPYGFVGASALLLFVAGLVLYNRNPLENNGKLILFPAGEKVLIGIGVFCAALFGGDICYTLVYPGGLGYLIGAGFCIIAGYLSIRKLARIRL comes from the coding sequence GTGCTGCATAATTGGTTTATCCGGCCGCTATGGCGGAAGGAGATTCGCCAGACATGGGGATTATTCGCGTTGATGCCGCTGGTCGGTTTTTTGGCCGTCTTGTTTATGCATATGCAGCAATGGTGGTTCCCGTCGCCGGAATATATCGGGCATAACGCCTCGATATTCGACCGCGACCCGAATAATGCGGTGAACTGGGCGTTTTCCGAGAAATACGCTATTTTTCAGTTCGGGCTTGCGCTGATCTGTTTTTTGCTGGCTCTGTGGCAAATGGGCTATGAACGGCGGAACCACGTCAGCGAGCTGGGGTTCGCCTTGCCGTATCCGCGCTGGCTGATTTATGGCACGAAATGGATGGTTGGCGCGGCCTACATCATCTCGTCCGTCCTTGTCATCACGGCGATGTACGCCGCCATGCTGTGGGCTTCTCCGATCGGCTCGCATTTTACCGTCATGGTTTTTATCAAGTATGCGTTTCATGTTATTTTCGCCGTCCTGTCGGCGTATACGCTGATGCTGTTCATGGGCTCCTTCACAGGCAGCTGGACGGCCCAGGCGGTGCTGACCTTCATTCTTTTCTGCATTTATGAATTTATAACTTCGATGGTTCGGAAGCTTATCTCTGTTTTCTTTCCGGCTCCAGTCTACCAGCACATGGAATTGCGCGGGACCGTATGGGAAAACTTGAACATCCTGAGCTGGATTACGGAAAGCATCAATCGGTATCCGTACGGATTCGTCGGCGCGTCCGCTTTGCTGCTCTTTGTCGCGGGTCTTGTCCTTTATAATCGGAACCCGCTGGAGAACAACGGGAAGCTGATCCTGTTTCCCGCGGGAGAGAAGGTGCTGATCGGTATCGGCGTGTTCTGCGCGGCTCTGTTCGGGGGCGACATCTGTTATACTCTCGTTTACCCGGGCGGGTTGGGGTATTTGATTGGAGCCGGGTTCTGTATTATAGCCGGGTATCTGAGTATCCGCAAGCTGGCGCGGATCAGGCTGTAG
- a CDS encoding c-type cytochrome: MRTRKLSARAAAGGALLLAISMLLAACGGSSSASTLEGPEEAVAVYKQRCMQCHGDQLQGLMGPESNLQKVGERLSKEDIVNTIKNGGTRMPAQRNIDQDDIDKVAEWLAGKK, from the coding sequence ATGCGCACACGCAAATTATCAGCGCGCGCCGCGGCAGGCGGAGCGCTGCTGCTCGCAATCAGCATGCTGCTCGCCGCTTGCGGCGGATCATCGTCTGCCTCGACGCTGGAAGGGCCAGAGGAAGCCGTCGCCGTCTACAAGCAGCGCTGCATGCAATGTCACGGCGATCAGCTGCAGGGCTTGATGGGGCCGGAATCGAACCTGCAAAAGGTCGGGGAACGGCTGTCGAAGGAAGACATCGTAAATACGATCAAGAACGGGGGCACTCGCATGCCTGCGCAGCGCAACATCGATCAGGACGACATTGACAAGGTCGCCGAGTGGCTCGCCGGCAAGAAGTAG
- a CDS encoding sulfite exporter TauE/SafE family protein — MLLISVLAGIVGSVLGLGGGIIVTPALTLLFGVDINHAIGASIISVIATSSGSAIAYIRDRITNLRVGMFLEIATTVGAITGAFLGAIIAPDWLYVIFGLLLLYSALAMLKKAKSDLPTEVEPHPLATRLNLHSHYYDKAIQQEVHYTVANPYGGFGVMYGAGVISGLLGIGSGSFKVMAMDLFMKLPLKVSSATSNLMMGVTAAASAGVYLFRGDIDPVISAPVALGVLIGATLGTRIMQRLKNKTIRKLFVPILAYVAIQMIIQGIGGQG, encoded by the coding sequence ATGCTGCTGATTTCCGTCCTGGCCGGCATCGTCGGATCCGTGCTTGGGCTCGGCGGCGGCATTATCGTCACTCCCGCATTGACGCTGCTCTTCGGCGTCGACATCAATCATGCCATCGGAGCCAGCATTATTTCCGTCATCGCGACGTCCAGCGGCTCTGCCATCGCTTATATCAGGGACCGGATTACGAACCTCCGCGTCGGCATGTTCCTTGAAATTGCGACAACGGTAGGCGCTATTACCGGAGCTTTTCTGGGAGCGATTATTGCTCCTGACTGGCTCTATGTTATCTTCGGCTTGCTGCTGCTGTACTCTGCCCTGGCCATGCTGAAAAAGGCCAAATCCGACCTTCCGACTGAAGTCGAACCCCATCCGTTGGCGACGAGGCTGAATCTGCACAGCCATTATTACGACAAGGCGATTCAGCAGGAAGTCCACTATACCGTGGCCAACCCTTACGGCGGCTTCGGCGTCATGTACGGCGCAGGCGTCATCTCGGGCCTGCTTGGCATCGGCAGCGGGAGCTTCAAGGTGATGGCCATGGATCTGTTCATGAAGCTGCCGCTGAAAGTATCCAGCGCGACGAGCAATCTGATGATGGGTGTAACGGCGGCGGCCAGTGCCGGCGTCTACCTGTTCCGCGGCGACATCGATCCGGTCATCTCCGCACCGGTCGCACTCGGCGTCTTGATCGGAGCCACCCTGGGCACGCGCATTATGCAGCGTTTGAAAAACAAAACGATTCGCAAGCTGTTCGTACCGATACTGGCCTACGTCGCCATCCAAATGATTATACAAGGGATAGGTGGTCAAGGATGA
- a CDS encoding ABC transporter ATP-binding protein: MNRIVYEVEQVSQLYKKGKVKANIDISLQVQEGEILGVLGPNGAGKSTLIKQMIGHLKPTSGCVRYEGIDVSQQSKRVAQQVAYYSQEPHALSSLRAREALVFTGRLRGMAKAEAERQAEELLELMGLADKGRKLLRHLSGGQRRLVGIGTVMIGRLPVLILDEPTNELDPANRRLVWNLIKERNKQGATVILVTHNVLEAEQVVDRVAVINHGRLLANDTVAKLKQKVDQRLKFELTTEFGHREDTVRAMERWGQLHANGENRLILLVNKEDASEVLDFIVHSPELPIEEYAVKPPSLEDVYFHIDQEVEKEVAGA, encoded by the coding sequence GTGAATCGGATCGTATATGAGGTCGAACAAGTGAGCCAGCTCTATAAGAAGGGAAAGGTCAAGGCGAATATCGACATTTCGCTCCAGGTGCAGGAGGGCGAGATTTTGGGCGTCCTCGGCCCGAATGGCGCAGGCAAATCGACCTTGATTAAGCAAATGATCGGGCATTTGAAGCCGACATCCGGCTGCGTGCGGTACGAAGGAATCGACGTCAGCCAGCAGTCGAAGCGGGTTGCGCAGCAGGTTGCCTATTATTCGCAGGAGCCGCATGCGCTGTCCTCGCTCCGGGCGCGTGAAGCGCTCGTATTTACCGGGCGGCTGCGAGGGATGGCCAAAGCGGAAGCCGAGCGGCAGGCCGAGGAACTGCTGGAGCTGATGGGGCTGGCCGATAAGGGACGGAAGCTGCTGCGGCATTTATCGGGCGGCCAGCGGCGGCTGGTCGGCATCGGGACGGTGATGATCGGCCGGCTGCCGGTGCTCATATTGGATGAACCGACGAATGAACTCGACCCGGCCAATCGGCGCCTGGTCTGGAATCTGATCAAGGAGCGCAATAAGCAGGGCGCTACCGTCATTCTTGTCACGCATAATGTGCTGGAGGCGGAGCAGGTTGTCGATCGGGTGGCGGTGATCAATCACGGCCGGCTGCTGGCGAATGATACGGTCGCGAAGCTGAAGCAGAAGGTCGATCAGCGCCTTAAGTTCGAGCTGACGACAGAATTCGGACACCGCGAGGATACGGTGCGGGCGATGGAGCGCTGGGGGCAGCTTCACGCTAACGGAGAGAACCGGCTCATTTTGCTGGTGAACAAGGAGGACGCCAGTGAGGTGCTCGATTTTATCGTCCATTCTCCGGAACTGCCGATTGAGGAGTACGCCGTGAAGCCGCCAAGCCTGGAAGATGTCTATTTTCATATTGATCAAGAGGTAGAAAAGGAGGTGGCGGGAGCATGA
- a CDS encoding DUF1634 domain-containing protein — MNEPKDKEKEMLDVEAAVSSFLRIGVLTSAAVIVTGLVMFLVTGVSGYPEGEYPTTVTAIIQGIAAGRACAIMMGGLLLLIMTPVVRVFISIFVFAKEKDYLYVAITSLVFVILMISLALGRAG, encoded by the coding sequence ATGAACGAACCAAAGGATAAAGAGAAGGAAATGCTTGATGTCGAAGCCGCGGTCAGCTCGTTTTTGCGAATCGGCGTCCTGACGAGCGCGGCTGTTATTGTCACCGGACTTGTCATGTTCCTTGTGACGGGAGTGAGCGGCTATCCGGAGGGCGAATATCCGACCACCGTCACGGCGATTATACAAGGTATCGCCGCCGGCAGAGCCTGTGCGATTATGATGGGCGGCTTGCTGCTTCTCATTATGACCCCGGTCGTGCGGGTTTTTATTTCGATTTTCGTCTTTGCCAAAGAGAAAGACTATCTGTACGTCGCTATCACATCGCTCGTCTTCGTCATTCTGATGATAAGCCTGGCGTTGGGCAGAGCTGGTTAA
- a CDS encoding ABC transporter permease, protein MNQAIAPHPNPEASSAPLQGPGRAMTELSILFRIQFAIIRDSWAWVLLMATMFPLTTMMFMTFFTENPSEEMITRIIAGNLIFGVIVMGMNSMGQEISWQKHQGHFTYYASLPISKMSFVIANLLRGLMSTLPSTVILTVIGSVGYGIAFQVSWGLPVVIILSLASVVGIGVCIGFWSPNHQLTNMICQVLMMFITFLSPVMMDIQQLPQPLQWVSYLFPTTYAADAMRTVLLIGWTDGVMWNCVVLLAYSIVTLFVINKLVKWRVSE, encoded by the coding sequence ATGAATCAGGCGATCGCTCCACATCCGAATCCGGAAGCGTCATCCGCTCCGCTGCAAGGTCCGGGACGCGCGATGACCGAGCTGTCCATTCTGTTCCGCATCCAATTCGCCATCATCCGGGACAGTTGGGCGTGGGTGCTGCTGATGGCGACGATGTTTCCGTTGACGACGATGATGTTCATGACCTTCTTCACGGAGAATCCGAGCGAAGAGATGATTACCCGCATCATTGCGGGCAACCTGATTTTCGGGGTCATCGTGATGGGGATGAACAGCATGGGCCAGGAGATTTCATGGCAAAAGCACCAAGGACACTTTACGTACTACGCCTCGCTCCCGATCTCCAAAATGAGCTTTGTCATCGCCAATCTGCTGCGCGGCTTGATGAGCACGCTGCCGTCTACGGTCATTTTGACCGTGATTGGAAGCGTTGGCTACGGGATCGCCTTCCAGGTGTCTTGGGGACTGCCGGTCGTCATTATTTTGTCGCTGGCCAGCGTCGTCGGCATCGGGGTGTGCATCGGCTTCTGGTCGCCGAATCACCAGCTGACGAACATGATCTGCCAGGTGCTCATGATGTTCATTACCTTCTTGTCCCCGGTCATGATGGACATTCAACAGCTTCCGCAGCCTCTGCAGTGGGTCTCGTATCTGTTCCCGACCACCTATGCGGCGGATGCGATGCGCACCGTCCTGCTGATTGGCTGGACCGACGGCGTCATGTGGAACTGTGTCGTCCTGCTCGCCTACAGCATCGTCACCTTGTTCGTCATTAACAAGCTGGTGAAATGGCGGGTGAGCGAGTAA